A genomic region of Gemmata massiliana contains the following coding sequences:
- a CDS encoding DUF1501 domain-containing protein, producing MLTFWGDRQRYCDNISRRNFLRIGAFGAGLTLADVLRLRAAQNPVTPAKSTPQKAAIMIYLPGGPSHIDMYDLKPEAPKEFRGEFKPIQTNVPGVQICEHMPLQARMWDKLACVRSLISTEEHSDSLVSTGYSEVANRISSHPAFGSVISKLRGDSGNDVPPFVSLRGGGSPGTEPGYLGVGHRPFTPSGAGVENLRLANGVNASRMDDRKDLLGKFDTARREIDASGTMKGMDSFAGRAFDMIASGIVRKALDLKNEDPKTRDRYKGVEQFLTARRLVEAGVGCVTLSYGGWDTHTSNFKELKQMLPALDRGIANLIQDLHDRGMQDDVVTVVWGEFGRTPKINSSDAGRDHWAPVMSALVAGGGLKMGQMIGSTSAKGEYPKERPYKVPHLLSTIYSAMGIDPSFTFPNGAGRPMYILDDRDKVEELL from the coding sequence ATGTTGACCTTCTGGGGCGATCGTCAGAGGTACTGCGACAACATCAGTCGGCGCAATTTCCTGCGGATCGGCGCGTTCGGGGCCGGTCTCACGCTGGCCGACGTGCTCCGACTCCGAGCGGCACAAAACCCCGTCACCCCAGCAAAGTCCACGCCGCAGAAAGCGGCGATCATGATCTACCTGCCGGGCGGTCCGTCGCACATCGACATGTACGACCTGAAGCCCGAAGCCCCGAAGGAGTTCCGCGGGGAATTCAAGCCCATCCAGACGAACGTCCCCGGTGTACAAATCTGCGAGCACATGCCGCTCCAGGCCCGCATGTGGGACAAACTCGCCTGCGTTCGCTCGCTCATTTCCACCGAGGAACACAGTGACTCGCTCGTGAGCACCGGTTACAGCGAAGTCGCGAACCGTATCTCATCGCACCCGGCCTTTGGGTCCGTGATCTCGAAGCTCCGCGGGGATAGTGGGAACGACGTTCCCCCGTTCGTCAGTCTTCGTGGAGGTGGAAGTCCTGGTACCGAACCGGGCTACCTCGGCGTCGGGCACCGACCGTTCACTCCCAGCGGTGCCGGGGTCGAGAACCTCCGGCTCGCCAACGGCGTGAACGCGAGCCGAATGGACGACCGCAAAGACCTCCTCGGCAAGTTCGACACCGCGCGCCGGGAGATCGACGCGAGCGGCACCATGAAGGGCATGGACTCGTTCGCCGGTCGCGCGTTCGACATGATCGCGTCCGGGATTGTGCGGAAGGCCCTCGATCTGAAGAACGAAGACCCCAAGACCCGCGACCGATATAAGGGTGTCGAACAGTTCCTCACCGCACGCCGGCTCGTTGAAGCAGGTGTCGGCTGCGTCACGCTGAGCTACGGCGGGTGGGACACGCACACGAGCAACTTCAAAGAACTAAAGCAAATGCTCCCGGCGCTCGACCGCGGGATCGCGAACCTGATTCAAGACCTGCACGATCGCGGGATGCAAGACGACGTGGTCACTGTAGTCTGGGGCGAGTTCGGGCGGACACCGAAGATCAATAGTTCGGACGCGGGCCGCGATCACTGGGCGCCTGTAATGAGCGCGCTGGTTGCCGGTGGCGGGCTCAAGATGGGCCAAATGATCGGGAGTACGTCCGCGAAGGGCGAGTACCCAAAAGAGCGACCGTACAAGGTGCCGCACCTGTTGAGCACGATCTACAGCGCGATGGGCATCGATCCGAGTTTCACGTTCCCGAACGGCGCCGGGCGACCGATGTACATCCTTGATGACCGCGATAAGGTCGAAGAACTGCTCTGA